attttctttccacactttcataaaaaaaatattcatctcCATTTCTCTTCACACTTATTATTTTTCAGCATAATTATTCAATGTTTTGTGATTTCTTGTAAATTATTCTTCCTCGTGAATTAAGTACTCCTTAGCTTTGAGGCTTATGaatttttgattttgttaaaatacaattttattctTCCAATTTTATACAATCTGTAATTTTAGttctttgattttaaaattaagatattatCCTTATGATTTGGTGATTATATTTGTCATATTTAGATATAAGCttatatctaaaaatatatttcctttCATTCAAGTCAAACATGTCCATGTAACGAATGCAAAACTGTTGCTGTTACAATTGGAGAATTGTAGTTGAGTTTAACTGTTGGAGTTTATTGTTCAAGCCATCACACATGGTTCTAAGGCCATCTTGATCCCTGCAATCAAAGAAGAGTTCCTTAGTTGTCTCTTATTTTGAATCTTTATGTATATATGAGATCTAATTTTTTTGATATGCAATAGTTGTTGTATATATACAAGTTTCTTTAAACTGTctaaacataatcaattaattaaattgtcagtaaaaaactaattagagCTATTAGAGTTGAAGTTCATTTTCTCATGATGAGGTCTATTGTAATAAGTTGattctgattttattttctgtttgccTATAATTTCCATAGAGAAATGCTAGcagaaaaaaatcattgaacTGTTGTCTAGAGTCAAAGGCTCTTCTCTTCTGGTCAGTTACAATTTCCCTCACATAGTCacattttctttctatttttaactGCACATATTCATGCAGTGAATAATTTCAACGCAGATAAAGGGGATGAAAGTCATAGTAGTGAGTCCTCTAGAACCCTGTCAACAAGAGTGGGAAGCATGGGTGCAAGTGATCACAAATAGGGATAGTTAAGCGGATTAGTCCGTTCCGCGCAAGGCTCGCCTGCATAAGTTTACATTGACAGTGGATTAAGTCGGTCTGCCCCGCATTCTTACATGGATCAAATAAATTGGTTCGCCCCGCCCTGCCTCACGGACCCCGCAGGTCAAACGCGTCAGTCCGCtgagagaatttcaatttcaataaaaatataacacaatcaaattaagttaaataaaatctcaacaaTTACTCaattacattaataaaataaataatgtcttaacaaaagaaaatctaatcaataaatctaaaataagaaacttaatcatcttcaataacaaatgatttcatatttgtAGTAGTTTAGCCTTCTCCCTCTCCACATTTCATCTTCTTTTcctaaaactcaaaataataataaatattagaataaagtcaagctaaatatgagttattttttataataaaaatatattgaaatatctttaaaaatatttatttagcagttatttttgacttaaaatgataagaattgatatttttattatttatggtttacaaatatgaaaataatatattaaaagaaaaaaagatcgaGAAAATATCAGAAAGAAAGATTGTTAGCAAGTCATATCCTAATAatatcacttatcttttttatcttaatcttttatttatgttatcttttacttttcttatcttatttttttttatctttatcatcttttaattcaaattttttatttttatttttaaaatatttatcttaatatatttttgtttttttttattttaatctttttcttttgtgacTTGGTCACATAAATCAAACCTAATACAGATCATCCACGGGCCGTTTAACAAAATTGATCCATTATCCGCGCAAACCGCATACCCCTCCATGGACCTAGgcttgttcaaaaaaaaaaaaaaattggtccaAGACTCGCAACGTTATAACCACAGGAAAATAGCATAAAGATATATATAGTAATTGGATATGATTTGTTAGTATGAAATTGAataaactataatttttaattattataaatttgtgcTATCGCACCACATACAGGTGGGTTATGATAGAATTAATTAGGTTATATTACAccataaaaagattaaatgaaaaaaattaaaaattaaattaacgaAAATCATTTCGTTTTCGTGCGAGATAGCATTCGTACCATTCAGTAATTTCCTTTTATAAAATACAGTTTGTCGTATGCTaggttaacaaaaataaatttcagtATCGGTAAAATTTGCCTCCGCATATTGGAAGGCGCAAGGACACCTGCCACCACAAGCTCTCCGCTGCCCACCGCCCGCCGCCTCTGCCTTGGCGTGTTCAGCCGCCATCGCCGTCCCTGCCCACTGCTTCTGCTGGAAAGCAGCAACTAAGCTCTCCACCGCCCTTAGTCTTGttcttttttgaaaataattttgttgttaTGGACTTTGACGACTTAGAAGAAGCGCCGATAAAGGCCACGTCTCGAGTCTCCAAGTTCGCGCCAAAATCATCAAAGCTCAAACCTAAACCAAAATCAGAACCTGCCCCCCCCAAACCTGAACCCCAACCACCCATCTCCAAACCAGAGCCTCAGGAATTCGTTGCAGCAACTGTCAAAAAGAATGAAGATGATGGCGTCGAAACAGTGCCACCAACTCATACGAAACCCGAACTCGACGCCACTGTCAAAATGGAGGAGGCCGAAGACGAACCAGAATCAGTTCGAGACGATCCCATAGACGAAGATATCCCTGAAGAAGACACAGTTGTGCGCGAAATTGATGTCTTCTTCTCTCCTTCTGTCGATGCCCAGACTCAGGTCCGTCTTTCTCTGTCGCCATTGCTTGTTTCAATGGATTctgcgttttttttttattttcaaactaatttttttttgttacttttagCTATACGTCTTTCAGTATCCCTTGAGACCTTCTTGGCGACCGTACGATTTGGATGAACAATGCGAAGAGGTACATTTGTTGAATAGtttttggaggaagaagaaggaatcATGTTATGTTAAGTAcgtgttgtgttttttttttccttttttaattattttgtatagGTAAGGTTGAAGACTAAAACTTCAGAAGTGGAGATTGATTTATCCATTGATCTTGACTCGGACCATATTGACAAAGAGTTTGCCACCAAATACAACATCACAAAGCAGGTTTGTTCATTATCTCTTACCATGTTAACCCAATGATACTCCTAAGTTAACACTCTGATTATCTCTAAGATCAGCGATAGATACAACAATTGTGCTTTCATGTTGTGTCTTTCAAACTACAATgagtaaaagtaaaataactGAGGTGTTTTGTTAAATATGTGATAAGTTGTCTATTTCTGTTGAATATTTTaatgggaaagattcaagacgTTTCATTGGATGCTGGCAATTTAGGGGTCTTGATTCCCAAAtcccaaaatatattatatcagTGCTCCctgataaataatatatgtgcTACTTGTTTAAAATTAGCAGCCATCAAAATGCTTATTTGTTGGTTCCACTTGCTGGTGCTATGCATGATGTGTGAAATAGGTCAAGCCTGGttagttttgctagttttcCTAAGGACATTTAGGATGTGTTTGGATAaataacttacttaaacatttATTGGAGACACTTACCGTATGAGAACTTATGTCATAAATTTgaccatatattttttttaaaatgaattaaaaatagctTATTTTGATAAGTTTAGCTTCACCAAGAAGCTATTTAAATGAGTCGAAAAGTGTTTATAGGAATTATAAGCCATTgtcatttaaaataaacttattttgatAACTTTAGCTTCACCAAACTTTCTTACcttattattgtaatttactattttgcttTACTATAGAGTtgaaatattatgttatttgttagtattttattttattttatattaagtaaaccCTTGTGAGTTTTAAGTAAACGTCTGAGTTTACAGAGCTTTCATGAATTTAtgtaaactctcgagtttgacAACCTTGCTTTTAATTCTCTTCAGACTTTATCAACTACGTGGAAGCCATCTCATGCAAATGGATGTGCTGTTGGGCTTCTTATGGGTGATAAGGTAATTATGTCTCCCATTCTATTTTATGATGTTTAATTTAGCTCAAGGTGATATATTGTTTGAACAACATTGTATTAGGTGTGCCAATGCAACATGTGATTATTGTTCTATTTATTGAACATTTAATACTAAATCCAATGAATTAGGATGAGTGTCTTTTGCTGAAAATACTTCTTAGGATGAGTTTCTTCTTGTTTTTAGATAACATATATCTTATTCAGGTCTTGAAGAAAAGTAGGAACAGTTACTTAATgtgtttcttaatttaaaagttCATTGAAAAGCTAATGAAGTGAAGACTACTTTACATGGTATGATTCAATAAAGAGtgaaaaggggggaaaagaggAATACACAGCATGCCTTGAAATTAACTTGACTCCTCCCTttccataaaaagaaaaaccttGGAATACTAccttagaagaaaaataattgagcATGCTCTTGTAAACACTTATCAGGTTTGTTATTATGTGTTAGATTCATACATTATTAACCCAGATAGCTTGATATGCTTTATATTTACTTATTCTTGATTATATTAGCATTCTCTAATAGTTTGAGGGTTTCATGAATTGTTTTCATTGTGAATTTGTGATATTCacgttgatttttaatttagaaaaaaattgtaaatttgccTGTCTTTTTCTTGGTTACAGTTACACCTGCATCCAGTTCATGCAGTTGTGCAGCTCCGACCAACATTACAACATCTTAATTCTGGTGGTTCAAAACGGAAGAATGCTGCCTCCACTGGAGCAAATGCTACTGTCAAAATTGAGGGCTCAAATGAAGAGAAGTCTGTTGCTACATCAAAGAAGCAGgtatcatttatttcttttattcatggatatttgttattttattatatttatagcaATTTAAAAGCGACTGCAGTCTGCACAAGTGGAAGGTGCAGGAATTATAATTTCCACAGTATGACACTAATGTCTTAGCaatcttgaaatattttttcatgtacATTTATAGATGATTAGATGGTGTGTTTTGAGTTGGATCAAAGTTTATGTTGCTTTGCAAGAACCTGGATCTCAATTAAATGTAGGTTTAATAAATCCATTACAGGCATGAGGCATACATGCTTGGTGATTACTGATTGTACCCCTGCCCACCCACaaaaagtgaaagtgaaaaatgtTTGGTTTCTGTTGCATGCTTATAGGAGCAATGACTGTGTTGTTTATAAATtgctaaatttaatatttagtcACTAGCATCTTGGTTCCATTTATGCCAGGCCAACTATGCTTGAAATTAGACACAGATTTTATTATCCCTTCAGAGGTTTAGTTCACAAGCTGTCTTTGTTGCAGTAACACACTACAtcatgtacttttttttttgctgtttgTATTCTGTCAAGGCTTATTTGGTAATTTCCAATTGGCTAATtgatttctcttttttgttGCAGAATAAGCAGACAGGACCTTCTATTATTGAGCAAAAGAGTGATGGTGATGAGGTATACTAGTCGTTAATACTGCAATGCAATTTACATTTGatgttttttcttaaatagACATAGAATTATTAGCttaattattcttatatattgcattttgcattcatttttctAGATAATTATTCTGTATAAATCCTTAGGCTGAGTGTGTTTTTCAGTCAAATGTTTTCATGTAAATATTCTCTCCTGCCTCGAGTCATAAtgggttttatatatatatttgcatttTCTGCAAAAAGAATTTCTTAATGGTGACTttgtatatcttttttttctatatcatGTGCAGTGCTGGGTTCCTCTAAAGTACCATAGCTGCAAGAGTGATATATCCTCTAGATATTTGCAGCAAATGGTGACACAAGAAAGTTCTCCTATAAACTTCACAATGAGAGCGTAAGAATATGTCCTATTGTCCTTTTTCACTCTTATGTGACATGTAAATCACTAAATTTGTTTAAGTTTGTAAATCTTTGATTGAAGGTATGATTATGTTACTGCACTGTGTCCTGGTGGGAGCAGCAACAATTTACCAAAAGGTCTTTCTAAAAGGTACAGTCTTcctttattatcaaatttatttaacttttggCCTTTAGTTctgattaaaaaattcaattagcTTTTGTATGTAGGACTcacttttttcccttttgtaCCTGCAAATGTGTCCATTTCTGTCTATCTTTGTTACGTTCTTTCTGTCTTGTTTCTGCCCACTTCTCAATAATATGCTTATTGATCTAATAATTCtgtattgattttgtttattggTTTGTACTATTGCTATTGGCTTATAATTTTGACTATTCACGTGTGTATGCAATTTTAGGTATCTTCTATCATTGCCCGTGGAAGAGCGTCTTAAGAAAATGCTTGAGGTTTGTAacattgaatttgatttctttttgttgATGAGAAAGGGGCATTGAGATCTAACAACATTCTTCATCTTACTTCCTATGCTTGTTCATAGTTGACTACATTCATATTTTTAACAAGATATTCTCTATTCCCAATTCACTTCTGGTGTTTTATGTGTGTGCTAGCTGTTAAGTTATTAGTGTACATTTTTCTCAGCAAATAACCTGGACATGTGCACCAGATTGCTCATTGATAAGATGTCAAACACTGAAGTTTTTGCTTTTGATATGAAAACTGAAAAGTGTTTATATTTTACCAGGATGCTACAAGGGTTATAGGCAATATGCCATTATCTACATGtgtcataattaattattaaaggaTTTGTTGTGTGTTAAAGTGTAACTCACATCGTGACAATAGAGagaaataaacaagaaaaatgaaactGCATATTTGGGTGGTGGCACACACGTCACAACCAATGTCTTTAAAATTAGATTGGTTATTGAACTAATAAAGGCCTTGATTCATAGTTTATTGATTTAATTGTGGTTGAACTGGTGATAAACTGAAttgaatatattcatttttgcTAATACATTGACATGCAATCGTAATAAATTAATGCAAAAATTTGAACTAACATCAAAGGACTATatcatacaaaataaaaaaaaagagttaaatagataaatatgcataaatagtatcaataaaaataaatattgttattaacTTAAATACAGTAAAGTGTATGATATTTATTAAGATTTTGCATAATATATATCAAAAATAACATTGGTTTGGCAAGAGGTTATGTATATCATAGGTTGGGAAATATAATTTTCCCTCATATATAAGAATTCAACTGGTTATGAATTGAACCAGTTGGTTCTTGCCAGTTCATGTGCAATTTCACAGTTCACCAAGACACTGACTTGTTTCCTGATAACCAGTTCCAAAAGGGATAAGACCTAACTTGCTCTATCAACTGATTCCTAGTTGAACTGGCCAATCTGGATTCTGGCCTAATTTTCTCAACTATGGTCACAACTGAACCAAGTAATAtaacaaccaccaccaccaagcCTTTTCTTTGGAGGTGGGGTAGgctacaaaaatcaaataatgcTGTAATATTCTATTGTGAACCATGTTTCTGTATGCTACTTTTTATAACTTGTC
The nucleotide sequence above comes from Glycine soja cultivar W05 chromosome 11, ASM419377v2, whole genome shotgun sequence. Encoded proteins:
- the LOC114376827 gene encoding DNA-directed RNA polymerase III subunit RPC5 is translated as MDFDDLEEAPIKATSRVSKFAPKSSKLKPKPKSEPAPPKPEPQPPISKPEPQEFVAATVKKNEDDGVETVPPTHTKPELDATVKMEEAEDEPESVRDDPIDEDIPEEDTVVREIDVFFSPSVDAQTQLYVFQYPLRPSWRPYDLDEQCEEVRLKTKTSEVEIDLSIDLDSDHIDKEFATKYNITKQTLSTTWKPSHANGCAVGLLMGDKLHLHPVHAVVQLRPTLQHLNSGGSKRKNAASTGANATVKIEGSNEEKSVATSKKQNKQTGPSIIEQKSDGDECWVPLKYHSCKSDISSRYLQQMVTQESSPINFTMRAYDYVTALCPGGSSNNLPKGLSKRYLLSLPVEERLKKMLEDRPLHRFSAIKHFAPEYSENELLGFLQQHAILVWGLWTAKSSLLYPDGGVETLARDYSLLLFSKSLKVQFSDVSIRGGELVNRVRNCLKIFGVERNDLDKSTGKPNPYWKFRELPDESFKKLYPDIVEKQEELFKGLEKQLSGFSSNVGKRKIGKNAVANQGVNTEVHKSESSDQRVTSLGRVPPAKMTMSNETRHALPIALKKLFQTYKVCSFKLICEGLREMAVSKAMLSKGDSKMAVDAAHSLDGPHNELMAVISEVACEINGSYVLKSSPDDPFRDVVIDMLCGSGPNAKLKKAEILEAARRKLGREVASNEYTKVMSELCVSKGSVWVLKSGDGSK